One Porphyromonas pogonae genomic region harbors:
- a CDS encoding TonB-dependent siderophore receptor, whose protein sequence is MKQKYLTRKILLSLSILLYVSSAIGAQSIRKITGVVTDNADLPLEHITITLRENNQKAVTDKHGKFELNVSHHRQCTLQATSLYTLPYTLTIPAGTEPYNIQISLTEKTFGLPEVDITAYKSSSPLVDVAYSATRMGIPMIELPASIDVVTKKKLEEQQAVSFTDAIRNISGISTASPGEANNVSEVFVSRGFSMTNSRNYFKDGMRYRKVTNTPIAAIERIEFLRGPASVLYGSVEPGGIANIITKPTLYIPRYSTTLRVGSYNFKQASIDLTGPLNKNKSIRYRLNALYENSGSFRKHVDYTKININPKVDFDLGPATTLSLTADIFSDDRVVDPGVVHKKGEVIPNGYKIFIGEPWAKAKFKTLDAGYALKHSFNDRWKLNSQFRYTILSEDRLYFQIKDIQANNTINRRLAHWDAHISYYTFQNDIVGDFKTGSISHKLLIGMEYEKSRNRREVDGENFSPIDLANPVYTSKPENIASFKKSTDLLIKQDNLAFYIQDFISLNKQFKLLLGSRADWISDKNENYIKNTATNEKPFALSPRIAFTYNPWTSTGFYMSYTTSYVPVSGQTKEGKAFEPIRSKQWEIGAKNVFWGNRIMATLSLFHLRRTNVLTPDLEDPKFKIQLGEQYSKGIEFAMHGQVTGNLNIDLNYAYTLGEVSKSNDKKIPVGSQLSNVPKHNINIWGSYHLHRGALQGLSFGGGYLFSGKRYGNATNSIVLNKFSTADMFVSYSRRIYKLSLNVKNIFDKHYFLGAQADNLFTPAPLRTIMLSTTITL, encoded by the coding sequence ATGAAGCAGAAATATTTGACAAGAAAAATACTCCTTTCTCTCTCAATTCTCCTGTATGTATCATCCGCCATTGGGGCTCAGTCGATCAGAAAAATTACAGGCGTTGTAACAGACAATGCAGACCTGCCCTTAGAACACATTACAATAACCCTACGTGAAAATAACCAAAAGGCCGTAACAGACAAGCATGGAAAGTTCGAGTTGAATGTTTCTCACCATAGACAGTGCACGCTACAAGCTACGTCTCTTTACACTCTACCATATACCCTTACCATTCCGGCAGGAACAGAGCCCTATAATATACAAATCAGCCTCACTGAGAAAACTTTTGGGCTGCCCGAAGTAGATATCACCGCATACAAAAGTTCATCACCACTGGTAGATGTAGCGTACAGTGCCACCCGCATGGGTATACCTATGATAGAACTACCTGCTTCCATAGATGTAGTAACGAAGAAAAAACTCGAAGAGCAACAAGCTGTCAGTTTTACAGATGCTATCCGCAATATCAGCGGTATATCCACAGCATCGCCAGGTGAGGCCAATAATGTAAGCGAAGTATTTGTATCTCGAGGCTTCTCCATGACAAACTCCCGCAATTATTTCAAAGACGGAATGCGCTATCGTAAAGTGACAAACACTCCCATAGCAGCCATAGAGCGTATCGAGTTTTTGCGTGGACCGGCTTCTGTACTATATGGGTCAGTTGAGCCGGGAGGAATAGCCAATATAATTACCAAACCTACATTATATATACCTCGATACAGCACTACACTACGGGTAGGGAGTTATAATTTTAAGCAAGCATCTATAGATCTTACCGGACCTCTCAATAAGAATAAAAGTATCAGATACAGACTCAATGCGCTGTACGAAAATTCAGGCAGCTTCCGTAAACATGTCGATTATACCAAAATCAATATCAATCCTAAAGTGGATTTTGATTTAGGGCCTGCTACTACCCTTAGCCTTACGGCAGATATTTTTTCTGATGACAGGGTGGTAGATCCCGGTGTTGTACATAAAAAAGGGGAAGTTATACCCAATGGTTATAAAATATTCATCGGAGAACCATGGGCCAAAGCTAAGTTCAAAACACTGGATGCCGGATATGCCCTCAAGCATAGCTTCAATGACCGATGGAAACTCAACAGCCAGTTCAGATACACCATACTCTCAGAAGACAGGTTATACTTCCAAATCAAAGATATCCAAGCAAACAACACTATAAACAGACGCTTGGCACACTGGGACGCACATATCTCATATTATACTTTTCAAAATGATATTGTAGGGGACTTTAAAACGGGAAGTATATCCCATAAATTACTCATAGGCATGGAGTACGAGAAGTCACGTAATCGAAGAGAAGTTGACGGAGAGAATTTCTCGCCCATAGACTTAGCCAACCCTGTGTATACTTCCAAACCTGAAAATATCGCATCATTCAAAAAATCCACCGACTTGCTTATAAAGCAAGACAATCTCGCTTTTTACATCCAAGACTTCATATCTCTCAATAAGCAATTCAAGTTACTTCTGGGGTCACGTGCCGATTGGATATCGGATAAGAATGAGAATTATATAAAGAATACAGCTACTAACGAAAAGCCTTTTGCCCTATCGCCTCGCATAGCTTTTACTTATAACCCTTGGACATCTACAGGATTTTACATGAGCTATACTACATCTTACGTTCCTGTATCAGGACAAACCAAAGAAGGTAAAGCATTTGAGCCCATCAGATCAAAACAGTGGGAAATAGGTGCAAAGAACGTTTTCTGGGGAAATAGGATTATGGCTACACTCTCTTTATTCCACTTGAGAAGAACCAATGTACTAACCCCCGATTTAGAGGATCCCAAATTCAAAATACAGCTTGGAGAGCAATACAGCAAAGGCATTGAATTTGCCATGCATGGTCAGGTTACCGGTAACCTCAATATTGATCTCAACTATGCCTATACATTAGGAGAAGTGAGCAAATCAAATGACAAAAAGATACCCGTAGGCTCACAACTCTCCAATGTACCCAAACACAACATCAATATCTGGGGATCATATCACTTACATAGGGGAGCGCTTCAAGGCTTGTCTTTCGGAGGTGGTTATCTCTTCTCCGGAAAGCGTTATGGTAACGCTACTAACAGCATCGTATTGAATAAGTTTAGTACAGCAGATATGTTTGTGTCTTATTCGAGGAGAATCTATAAGTTATCATTGAATGTAAAAAACATCTTTGACAAACATTATTTCCTTGGGGCACAAGCAGACAATTTATTTACTCCGGCTCCCTTGCGCACGATTATGCTGTCGACAACCATTACGTTATAG
- a CDS encoding Na+/H+ antiporter NhaC family protein yields the protein MRDCFTRSFKRPTWWGLTPLAVFLIVYFITGLLFLDFYKMPITVAFLISSAYAVAITPDMKLEQRIMRFSQGASDKNILLMIWIFILAGAFAEGAKSMGAINAGVHAALSILPPDMVLPGLFLAACFISVSIGTSVGTIVALMPVALGLAQPLALDVAYIAGIVAGGAFFGDNLSFISDTTIATTRTQGCDMKDKFKVNLRIVLPAALVVLVIYIVQGSHLSSHIQHEDFSLILIIPYLIVLGCAIYGMNVVAVLSLGIVSCGIVGTITGSVSFFDWIGSLGKGIGNMGELIIVTMLAGGMLELIKYNGGIDFVIKKLTQNIKSKRGAELAIAALVSIANLCTANNTIAILTTGPIAREISEKYALDARKSASILDTFSCFIQGIIPYGAQLLIASGLAALSPVSIIGYLYYPLIMGITALLSIILRYPRKYS from the coding sequence ATGAGAGACTGTTTCACCAGATCCTTCAAGCGACCTACATGGTGGGGACTTACCCCTCTCGCTGTATTTCTGATTGTATATTTCATTACCGGGCTCTTGTTTCTCGATTTTTACAAGATGCCCATCACCGTAGCTTTTCTTATCTCATCGGCATACGCTGTCGCTATCACTCCGGATATGAAGCTAGAGCAACGCATCATGCGTTTTTCACAAGGAGCTTCAGACAAAAATATCTTGCTCATGATTTGGATATTCATATTAGCAGGGGCTTTTGCAGAAGGAGCCAAGAGTATGGGAGCCATCAATGCAGGAGTGCATGCGGCATTGAGCATATTACCCCCCGATATGGTACTACCGGGATTGTTTCTGGCTGCATGCTTCATTTCCGTATCGATAGGCACAAGTGTAGGGACTATTGTAGCCCTTATGCCGGTGGCATTAGGACTCGCACAACCGTTGGCTCTGGATGTTGCGTATATAGCGGGCATTGTAGCAGGCGGAGCTTTCTTCGGAGACAATCTTTCTTTTATATCCGACACCACGATTGCTACCACCCGTACCCAAGGCTGCGACATGAAAGATAAATTCAAGGTCAACTTACGCATCGTATTGCCAGCCGCTTTGGTGGTACTCGTAATATACATCGTACAAGGAAGCCACCTTTCATCACATATCCAACATGAAGACTTCTCTCTCATACTCATCATCCCATACCTTATTGTACTCGGATGTGCCATCTATGGCATGAATGTGGTAGCTGTATTGAGTCTTGGGATAGTATCATGCGGCATAGTAGGGACTATTACCGGTTCTGTTTCATTCTTCGATTGGATAGGCTCTCTGGGAAAAGGCATAGGCAATATGGGTGAACTCATTATAGTGACGATGCTTGCGGGAGGGATGCTGGAGTTAATTAAATACAATGGAGGTATAGACTTCGTAATCAAGAAGCTTACTCAGAATATAAAAAGCAAGAGAGGAGCAGAACTTGCAATAGCAGCATTAGTATCAATCGCCAATCTCTGCACAGCTAACAACACCATAGCTATACTTACTACGGGACCAATAGCCCGTGAAATTTCTGAGAAATACGCTTTGGATGCTCGCAAGTCCGCCAGTATCTTGGATACTTTTTCATGTTTCATTCAAGGGATCATTCCATACGGAGCCCAACTTCTAATAGCTTCAGGATTGGCAGCATTATCTCCGGTAAGTATCATAGGATATCTTTACTATCCGCTCATCATGGGCATCACAGCTTTGCTCTCGATCATATTAAGATACCCTCGTAAATATTCCTGA
- a CDS encoding TonB-dependent receptor, which yields MKQKLHRILLFILAINVSSLMMYAQVTTSGITGKVTDKSKETLIGASVQAIHIPSGTKYGASTNNDGNYSIVGMRPGGPYQIEITYVGYEKRVISNVQLQLGETSVYDIVLNDNSTQLEQVVITGKKVSQFNSQKTGAASNFSRKVIESTPSISRSIFDITRLTPQATQSGSGTSFGGANNRYNSFQIDGTVNNDVFGLSASGTNGGQSGANPISLDAIEEVQVVIAPFDVRQSGFTGGGVNAITKSGTNTFHGSVYDFYNNQNFIGSTAGTQEDIDKNSTSKKREKYEKQHDNTVGVTIGGPIVRNKLFFFGSYENVKEVRPTSYNLGSGSTIKTEEAEAVANKLKQLANGYDGGGYAPMNIDTKSDKVLARIDWNMTNSTKLTARYSYLKASRQNFSNSRYSLRFNDNGFIMNNKTHSAVVELNSRFSDKVSNEFRASYTGVRDSRTPQGHPFPYTKVELGSNRAIEFGTERYSAANTLDQDSYTVSDNLSFFLGNHTLVVGTHNEFFKFKNLFIRDNYGAYIYKSLDDFLSVGTAKEVAPREYNYSFSIESVTGSKRWAPTFSAAQFGLYAQDEWRVNDNLRLTYGVRVDLPVFFDKPTANDKFNATDISKEFEVRTDQMPKTQPLFSPRLGFRYKVDDTGNLIRGGVGVFTGRIPFVWISNSFSNSGVEYSRTQLLEKSGFPADFKYSTDPTKQYLPKGSLPTEIDVISKNFKFPQVFKANLAFDANLPGGIKATLEGMFSKSFNNVYYKNLVNKYSGKQLNLFGDDRPMYESRPNTDEYNAGIIYLENTNKGYSYNLTAKLNKDFNFGLSAMIAYTYGESMGVNDGTSSQAQSNWKYNEVYGGDQFPDLSFTDFDIRHRIVGSLNYRVEYAKHFATTFSLLYNGQSGSPYTMTYKGDVNGDGQYNDLMYIPTRDEIQKMNFVPILAKDKKTVIATPDQQREDLNKFIDGDDYLKFNRGTYSRRNALRSMFEHHFDLHLAQDFYFNVGGQRHTLQITGDILNVGNLLNRAWGKYYTPGYGFNNMVYMKGDKFQFNAPEGDLVGYSDFLSRWRAQIGVKYIF from the coding sequence ATGAAACAAAAATTACATCGTATTCTTCTTTTCATTCTGGCTATCAACGTATCATCACTCATGATGTATGCGCAGGTAACCACATCCGGGATTACCGGTAAGGTTACGGACAAATCTAAGGAGACCCTAATAGGAGCCAGCGTACAGGCCATACATATACCCTCAGGTACAAAGTATGGTGCATCGACCAATAATGATGGCAACTACTCCATTGTAGGTATGCGACCGGGGGGACCCTACCAGATTGAAATCACTTATGTGGGATATGAAAAAAGAGTTATAAGCAATGTACAGCTTCAGCTGGGCGAAACATCGGTTTATGACATCGTACTGAACGATAACTCCACTCAATTGGAACAGGTGGTGATTACGGGCAAAAAAGTATCTCAGTTCAACTCTCAAAAGACAGGAGCAGCCAGCAACTTCTCCCGCAAGGTAATAGAGAGCACACCATCTATCTCAAGAAGCATCTTTGATATCACCCGCCTTACCCCACAAGCTACACAGTCGGGCAGCGGCACTTCTTTTGGCGGAGCCAACAACCGCTACAACAGCTTCCAGATCGACGGAACAGTCAATAATGACGTATTCGGCCTCAGCGCTTCCGGTACCAACGGAGGACAGTCCGGCGCCAACCCCATATCTCTGGACGCTATCGAGGAGGTACAAGTAGTGATAGCTCCCTTCGACGTACGTCAAAGCGGGTTTACAGGCGGAGGTGTCAATGCTATCACAAAATCAGGTACAAACACTTTCCACGGATCTGTATACGACTTCTATAACAATCAGAATTTTATCGGGTCTACTGCGGGTACTCAAGAAGATATTGACAAAAACTCTACGTCTAAGAAGCGTGAAAAATACGAAAAGCAGCATGACAATACTGTGGGAGTAACCATAGGAGGCCCCATCGTGCGTAACAAGCTCTTCTTCTTCGGTAGTTATGAGAATGTAAAAGAAGTAAGGCCCACATCTTACAATCTTGGCAGTGGCTCAACCATCAAGACAGAAGAGGCAGAAGCTGTTGCAAACAAGCTAAAACAACTTGCCAACGGATATGACGGAGGCGGATATGCCCCGATGAACATCGATACAAAATCAGACAAAGTACTGGCACGTATCGACTGGAACATGACCAACAGCACCAAGCTTACTGCTCGCTACAGCTACCTCAAGGCTAGCAGACAGAACTTCTCAAATAGCCGCTATAGCTTGCGATTCAATGACAATGGCTTTATAATGAACAATAAGACTCACTCTGCAGTCGTAGAGCTAAACAGCCGTTTCTCTGACAAGGTATCCAATGAATTCCGCGCAAGCTACACCGGGGTGAGAGACAGCCGTACTCCACAAGGACATCCTTTCCCATATACCAAGGTAGAACTCGGCAGCAACAGAGCTATTGAGTTCGGCACAGAAAGATATTCGGCTGCGAATACATTGGATCAAGACTCTTACACAGTTTCTGACAACCTCTCATTCTTCCTCGGCAATCACACTTTGGTAGTGGGTACCCACAATGAGTTCTTCAAGTTCAAAAACCTCTTTATCCGCGACAACTACGGTGCGTATATCTATAAATCTCTGGATGATTTCCTCAGTGTAGGTACTGCTAAAGAAGTTGCTCCCCGTGAATACAACTACTCATTCTCTATCGAAAGCGTAACGGGTTCGAAGCGTTGGGCTCCTACCTTCTCAGCTGCACAGTTCGGCTTATATGCTCAGGACGAGTGGAGAGTCAATGACAATCTGAGACTTACTTATGGCGTACGTGTAGACTTACCCGTATTTTTTGACAAACCTACGGCCAATGATAAATTCAATGCTACGGATATTTCCAAAGAATTCGAAGTACGCACGGATCAGATGCCCAAGACTCAGCCATTGTTTTCTCCAAGACTTGGCTTCCGTTACAAGGTGGATGATACAGGCAACCTCATCAGAGGTGGTGTAGGCGTATTTACCGGTCGCATACCTTTCGTATGGATATCCAATAGCTTCTCCAACTCCGGGGTTGAATACAGCCGCACACAGCTGCTTGAGAAGAGCGGCTTCCCTGCTGACTTTAAATACAGCACAGACCCCACCAAGCAATATCTTCCTAAAGGCTCATTGCCCACAGAAATTGACGTAATCAGCAAGAACTTCAAGTTCCCGCAAGTATTCAAAGCTAATCTTGCTTTCGACGCCAATCTCCCCGGAGGCATCAAGGCTACATTGGAAGGGATGTTCTCCAAGAGCTTCAACAATGTTTACTACAAAAATCTGGTAAACAAATACAGTGGCAAACAACTCAATCTCTTCGGAGATGACAGACCCATGTATGAGTCACGTCCTAACACTGATGAGTACAACGCAGGTATTATCTACCTTGAAAATACCAACAAAGGATATTCTTACAACCTTACTGCTAAGTTGAACAAGGATTTCAACTTCGGTCTCAGCGCTATGATTGCTTATACCTACGGCGAGTCCATGGGCGTCAACGACGGTACCAGCAGCCAGGCACAGTCCAACTGGAAATACAATGAGGTATATGGTGGAGACCAGTTCCCCGACCTCTCTTTTACAGACTTTGATATACGTCACCGTATTGTAGGTTCGTTGAACTATCGAGTGGAGTATGCCAAGCATTTTGCCACCACTTTCAGCTTGCTCTACAATGGACAGAGTGGCTCACCCTACACTATGACCTACAAAGGTGATGTGAATGGTGACGGACAGTACAATGACCTCATGTATATCCCTACAAGAGACGAAATACAGAAAATGAATTTTGTACCCATCCTTGCCAAAGACAAAAAGACAGTGATAGCAACTCCCGACCAACAGCGTGAGGATCTCAATAAGTTTATCGATGGCGATGACTATCTCAAATTCAACAGAGGCACTTATTCACGTCGCAATGCTTTGAGAAGCATGTTCGAACACCACTTCGACCTGCACTTGGCTCAGGACTTCTACTTCAATGTAGGTGGTCAGAGACACACTCTCCAAATCACGGGTGATATCCTCAATGTGGGCAACCTACTCAATAGAGCTTGGGGCAAGTACTACACACCGGGCTATGGATTCAACAACATGGTCTACATGAAGGGTGACAAATTCCAATTCAATGCTCCGGAAGGTGACTTGGTAGGATATAGTGACTTCCTCTCTCGTTGGAGAGCACAGATCGGTGTAAAATACATCTTCTAA
- the nhaA gene encoding Na+/H+ antiporter NhaA has protein sequence MKVFDHLITPLKRLPSMKPNGSVLLFCAAILAIILANTSFREVYNTILAHPIVLQISDHNLFSHNGHDMTLLEFVNDALMAVFFFLVGLEIKQEILVGELSSVKKAMLPIIAACGGMIVPVLCFMLICPSQPESLGAAIPMATDIAFALAVLGTLGSKVPYSLKIFLTALAVVDDIGGIIVIAIFYSGHVAWIPLLVGFILVALISLGGRMGIHKSSFFYIMGIIVWALFLEAGIHPTIAGVLVAFSVPAKPKIHMNKLRDELRLLFNALPKTEHRETQNALVFSHHQLTLMNSIKKKSSRAISPVQTIEASLTPFVNYFVLPLFAFVNAGVTLGGIDSQSLLGIPLAIFFGLFVGKALGIFLFTYLAVRMRLCFFPQGMNKRNLLGVSFFGGIGFTVSLFIANLSYDSNGMADLLNQAKLGIFVGTIVSGVVGYLFLKKILTEQANERATRQEAA, from the coding sequence ATGAAAGTTTTCGATCATTTGATCACTCCCTTGAAACGTTTGCCATCTATGAAGCCAAATGGATCTGTACTCTTATTTTGTGCAGCCATATTAGCTATTATACTTGCCAATACATCGTTTCGTGAAGTTTATAATACAATATTGGCTCATCCCATAGTATTACAGATAAGTGACCATAACTTGTTTTCGCACAATGGTCACGACATGACCCTGCTTGAATTTGTAAATGATGCCTTGATGGCTGTGTTTTTCTTTCTCGTAGGGCTTGAAATCAAGCAAGAGATACTTGTGGGTGAATTATCATCCGTAAAGAAAGCCATGCTCCCTATTATTGCCGCTTGCGGAGGTATGATAGTGCCCGTGCTGTGCTTTATGCTTATTTGTCCATCGCAGCCCGAGTCATTGGGTGCAGCTATCCCTATGGCTACCGATATTGCTTTTGCCTTGGCGGTATTGGGCACTTTAGGCTCCAAGGTTCCTTACAGCCTAAAGATATTCCTTACTGCGCTGGCCGTGGTGGATGATATAGGCGGTATCATAGTTATTGCTATCTTTTACAGTGGTCATGTAGCATGGATCCCGCTACTCGTAGGGTTTATCCTGGTTGCTCTCATTAGTCTGGGTGGGCGTATGGGTATTCACAAGTCTTCGTTCTTTTATATTATGGGTATCATTGTATGGGCTCTTTTCCTGGAAGCCGGTATTCATCCCACCATAGCAGGTGTGTTGGTTGCTTTCAGTGTGCCAGCCAAACCTAAAATACACATGAACAAATTGCGCGATGAGCTGAGATTACTATTCAATGCATTGCCCAAGACCGAACATCGTGAGACGCAGAATGCTCTTGTATTCTCACACCATCAGTTGACTTTGATGAACTCAATCAAAAAGAAATCATCTCGAGCCATCAGCCCTGTGCAAACTATAGAAGCCAGTCTTACTCCGTTTGTCAATTATTTTGTTTTACCGCTCTTTGCCTTTGTCAATGCCGGTGTTACTTTAGGCGGTATTGATTCTCAGAGTCTGCTGGGTATTCCATTAGCTATTTTCTTTGGTCTTTTTGTAGGTAAAGCATTGGGTATTTTCCTTTTCACTTATCTTGCCGTGAGGATGCGCTTGTGCTTTTTCCCGCAAGGGATGAACAAACGCAACCTCCTGGGGGTATCATTTTTCGGCGGTATAGGATTTACGGTATCATTGTTTATCGCCAATCTTTCTTATGATAGTAATGGTATGGCCGATTTGTTAAATCAGGCAAAATTAGGCATCTTTGTAGGCACAATAGTTTCCGGAGTTGTGGGCTATCTGTTCCTCAAAAAAATATTGACGGAGCAGGCCAACGAGCGTGCAACCCGTCAGGAAGCTGCTTAA
- a CDS encoding SGNH/GDSL hydrolase family protein gives MNHMFRFWMLLVIVALGCVALYEWMPREVGALELKKIDLLSDLRVDSTTNKLDQVDASSDFIKNRKQTKVAKTTKGSADSVVSKVQKRDSLYIALQKQRELVADSTLVAFEDYSAEHNGLNRFFKAIFQRGSLNRPVRIAVLGDSFIEGDIFTQDVRRQLQGRFGGSGVGWMPLSSETSGFRQSVKHSFGGWTDRNILHHSKGAYTISGHSYLLNAETAWAQYVLPVDSAAAPNLFTVYYTPSKDAEILMKAGDSTMTKSVIGSEHVLQAFSINTKSRQLRVTVKSRAGFSVQGVAMEGVPGISVDNYSLRGNSGLLLNGLNIPLNQTYSSLRKYDLIVLQYGLNVASSKQSNYSNYVRGMKSAIARLKQCYPDSDILLMGVTDRAEKVNGAFVSSRGVLALAAAQQQLARDAGVVFWNSLAGMGGEGSMTRMVEKGWAAKDYTHLSFKGGRFVAGAFMKAFENEYKYYEAKRKANL, from the coding sequence GTGAACCACATGTTCCGATTTTGGATGTTGCTGGTGATAGTAGCATTGGGATGTGTAGCTCTTTATGAATGGATGCCCCGGGAAGTAGGGGCATTAGAGTTGAAGAAGATTGACTTGCTTTCGGATTTAAGGGTTGATTCCACGACCAATAAACTTGACCAAGTAGATGCTTCTTCGGATTTTATTAAAAACAGGAAACAAACCAAAGTAGCAAAAACCACAAAGGGTAGTGCCGATAGCGTTGTCTCTAAAGTACAAAAGAGAGACTCTCTTTATATTGCTTTACAGAAGCAACGTGAATTGGTTGCCGACAGCACCTTGGTTGCTTTTGAAGATTACAGTGCCGAGCACAACGGGCTCAATCGTTTTTTCAAAGCAATCTTCCAACGAGGCTCCCTCAACAGACCTGTAAGGATAGCTGTACTTGGTGACTCTTTTATAGAAGGTGACATCTTTACCCAAGATGTGCGCCGTCAGTTGCAAGGCCGCTTCGGCGGATCGGGTGTAGGCTGGATGCCGCTATCCTCTGAAACCAGTGGTTTCAGGCAAAGTGTGAAGCATTCTTTCGGAGGCTGGACTGATCGCAACATCCTGCATCACTCCAAGGGCGCCTATACCATATCCGGGCATAGCTATCTCCTCAATGCAGAGACAGCGTGGGCGCAATATGTACTGCCTGTAGATTCTGCTGCTGCACCCAACCTCTTTACCGTATATTATACCCCGTCCAAAGATGCTGAGATCTTGATGAAAGCAGGAGACAGCACCATGACCAAGAGTGTTATCGGTTCGGAGCATGTGTTGCAGGCTTTTTCCATCAACACGAAATCCCGTCAATTGCGTGTTACCGTAAAATCTCGTGCGGGCTTCAGTGTTCAGGGAGTAGCTATGGAGGGGGTACCCGGAATCTCTGTGGACAATTATTCTTTACGCGGCAATAGCGGGCTTTTGTTAAATGGCTTGAATATCCCGCTCAACCAGACTTATTCCTCTTTGAGAAAATACGACCTCATCGTGTTGCAATACGGACTTAACGTAGCTTCCTCTAAACAGTCCAACTACAGTAATTACGTCAGAGGTATGAAATCAGCCATTGCACGGCTCAAGCAATGCTATCCCGATTCTGATATCTTGTTGATGGGGGTTACTGACCGCGCTGAGAAAGTCAACGGAGCATTCGTCTCCTCACGCGGAGTACTCGCCCTTGCTGCTGCACAGCAGCAACTGGCACGTGATGCCGGCGTTGTTTTTTGGAATAGCCTTGCCGGTATGGGAGGCGAGGGCAGTATGACCAGGATGGTGGAAAAAGGATGGGCAGCCAAGGACTATACTCACTTGAGCTTCAAGGGCGGTCGCTTTGTAGCCGGAGCCTTTATGAAAGCTTTTGAGAATGAATACAAATATTATGAGGCAAAACGGAAAGCAAATTTATAG
- a CDS encoding GDSL-type esterase/lipase family protein: protein MNTNIMRQNGKQIYRLSRSSKRISLFIILYSSGIAGVYAQSSIFNKFFHVEKHDTVHSVSHAPTVVVLGDSHVQGGYFTKAFRDRLSSLYPIAGFGWVSPHRISGRSEPDDYKILPSHKGWSGSLITRTASMGATGPGGMLVSPPTGDIALTVKSPTCSFDQILIYRTYDVSPLKAMHNVKSFRSGRSLSISPFVVDTLTFRSKQNSILLENSDPNFNVLSGQSGYAGFDLVNTTAPFPYIKFHSIGLDGASYDTYSKISYTKSLSLLSPDILFICLGSNESHGARFNKAAFKDSADMLIRMIREQMPDVKIILCGPPPAFITSKVSVKVKKKARRRYNYVKMLNPHPLLATQALQEVARRYRDCEVVDLYTAMGGVEGAQSLLSRGDIRRDGVHYSVTGYKRMGNALYDEVTAKSSFMRWLKAIELKGSAPQQSVVKSPQ, encoded by the coding sequence ATGAATACAAATATTATGAGGCAAAACGGAAAGCAAATTTATAGATTAAGTAGATCCTCTAAGCGGATATCACTATTCATTATATTATACTCCTCCGGTATAGCAGGGGTGTATGCTCAAAGTTCTATCTTCAACAAGTTTTTTCATGTTGAAAAGCATGATACCGTTCATAGCGTTTCTCATGCTCCCACCGTTGTGGTGCTGGGCGACAGTCATGTGCAGGGTGGGTATTTCACCAAAGCCTTTCGTGATAGGTTGTCATCCCTTTATCCCATAGCAGGCTTCGGTTGGGTCAGTCCTCATCGTATATCGGGAAGATCAGAACCGGACGATTACAAAATACTTCCATCCCACAAAGGGTGGAGCGGTTCGCTCATCACACGCACAGCAAGCATGGGAGCCACAGGACCCGGAGGGATGCTGGTGAGTCCTCCTACAGGAGACATCGCCCTCACCGTGAAGTCTCCCACATGTTCTTTCGACCAGATTCTTATTTATAGAACATACGACGTGAGTCCGCTCAAGGCTATGCACAATGTCAAAAGCTTCCGTTCCGGACGCTCTTTGAGTATCAGCCCTTTTGTGGTGGATACGCTTACATTCAGAAGCAAGCAGAATAGTATATTGCTTGAAAATTCCGATCCCAATTTCAATGTCCTTTCAGGCCAGTCAGGTTATGCCGGTTTTGATTTGGTGAATACCACAGCCCCCTTCCCGTATATAAAGTTCCATTCCATAGGCCTTGATGGTGCCTCATATGATACCTACAGCAAGATATCCTATACGAAGTCTCTCTCTTTATTATCACCTGATATTTTGTTCATTTGTCTCGGATCCAACGAATCCCACGGTGCACGGTTCAACAAGGCGGCATTCAAAGACTCTGCCGATATGCTGATAAGAATGATACGTGAGCAAATGCCGGATGTTAAGATAATACTTTGTGGCCCGCCACCTGCCTTTATCACGAGTAAGGTTTCCGTCAAGGTGAAAAAAAAGGCACGTCGTCGATACAACTACGTCAAGATGCTCAACCCCCATCCCCTACTTGCTACTCAGGCATTGCAGGAAGTGGCAAGGCGTTACAGAGACTGTGAGGTTGTAGATTTGTATACCGCCATGGGTGGAGTAGAGGGCGCACAGTCGTTGCTCTCCAGAGGAGACATACGCCGTGACGGCGTGCACTACTCGGTCACCGGCTACAAACGCATGGGCAATGCTCTGTATGATGAGGTCACAGCCAAAAGCTCATTTATGCGCTGGCTCAAAGCCATCGAACTCAAAGGCAGTGCACCACAGCAGAGTGTCGTAAAATCACCCCAATAA